The Pseudomonas sp. G2-4 genome window below encodes:
- a CDS encoding ABC transporter substrate-binding protein has protein sequence MIRFSKTLATLLLCGVASLAQAAETAICYNCPPEWADWGTQLKAIADTTGVQVPLDNKNSGQALAQLVAEQAAPVADVVYYGVTFGLQAQKAGVVGTYKPKGWEQIPAGLKDPQGHWFAIHSGTLGIMVNVDALGGLPVPQSWGDLLKPEYKGMVGYLDPSSAFVGYVSAVAINQAMGGSLDNFAPAIDYFQKLAKNSPIVPKQTAYARVLSGELPILVDYDFNAYRARYKDKANVAFVIPKEGSISVPYVMSIVGNAPHRANAEKVLDFVLSEQGQALWAKAYLRPVRAMKMPADIAAQFLPDSDYARAGVVNYEQMAAAQEAFSARYLREVK, from the coding sequence ATGATCCGCTTCAGTAAAACCCTGGCGACGTTGCTGCTTTGCGGGGTTGCCAGCCTGGCCCAGGCCGCCGAGACGGCGATTTGTTACAACTGCCCGCCGGAATGGGCCGACTGGGGCACGCAACTCAAGGCAATTGCCGATACCACTGGCGTGCAAGTCCCGCTGGACAACAAGAACTCCGGGCAGGCATTGGCGCAACTGGTGGCCGAACAGGCCGCACCGGTGGCTGACGTGGTGTATTACGGCGTGACGTTTGGTTTGCAGGCGCAAAAAGCCGGGGTGGTCGGCACTTACAAACCCAAGGGCTGGGAGCAGATCCCGGCAGGCTTGAAGGACCCACAAGGACACTGGTTTGCCATTCATTCCGGCACCTTGGGCATCATGGTCAACGTCGATGCGCTGGGCGGCCTGCCCGTGCCGCAAAGCTGGGGCGACCTGCTCAAACCCGAGTACAAAGGCATGGTCGGCTACCTGGATCCGTCCAGCGCGTTCGTCGGCTACGTCTCTGCGGTCGCGATCAACCAGGCCATGGGGGGTAGCCTGGACAACTTCGCTCCGGCGATTGATTACTTCCAGAAACTGGCGAAAAACTCGCCCATCGTGCCCAAGCAGACGGCCTATGCGCGGGTGCTGTCCGGTGAGTTGCCGATCCTGGTGGATTACGACTTCAACGCCTATCGGGCCCGTTACAAGGACAAGGCCAACGTCGCTTTTGTGATTCCCAAGGAAGGCAGCATCAGCGTGCCTTACGTGATGAGCATCGTCGGCAACGCCCCCCATCGGGCCAACGCCGAGAAGGTTTTGGATTTCGTTCTGTCCGAACAGGGCCAGGCCCTTTGGGCCAAGGCGTACCTGCGTCCGGTGCGGGCAATGAAGATGCCTGCCGACATCGCCGCGCAGTTCCTGCCCGACAGCGATTACGCCCGGGCCGGAGTGGTCAATTACGAGCAGATGGCGGCAGCGCAGGAAGCCTTTTCCGCTCGCTACCTGAGAGAGGTCAAGTAA
- a CDS encoding ABC transporter permease — MPRLRPTAAWALAPAAAVLFAFWLLPLAHLILLGGQSRNGSANGYWQVLGSAQYLGSLAQTCLLALATTLAALLVGGISGFFLSRQRFFGRSLLVALLTFPLAFPGVVVGFLVILLAGRQGLFASLGLELAGERWIFAYSLMGLCIGYLYFSIPRVILTVMAACESLDRSLEEAARSLGAGPWRVVCDVIVPGLAPALVSCGAICFATSMGAFGTAFTLGTRLNVTPVAIYNVFTNYANFSVAAALSVVLGALTWVVLLLARRMVKNSRTVL; from the coding sequence GTGCCGCGTTTGCGGCCGACCGCTGCCTGGGCCCTGGCGCCTGCCGCTGCGGTGTTGTTCGCGTTCTGGCTGTTGCCGTTGGCGCACCTGATCCTGCTCGGTGGGCAAAGTCGTAATGGCAGCGCGAACGGCTACTGGCAGGTGCTGGGCAGCGCGCAATACTTGGGCAGCCTGGCGCAGACCTGCCTGCTGGCCCTGGCGACAACCCTCGCGGCACTGCTGGTGGGCGGCATCAGTGGATTTTTTCTCAGTCGCCAGCGTTTCTTCGGGCGCTCGCTCCTGGTCGCCTTGTTGACTTTTCCACTGGCATTCCCCGGTGTGGTCGTCGGTTTCCTGGTGATTCTGTTGGCTGGCCGCCAAGGCTTGTTCGCCAGCCTCGGCCTTGAGCTGGCGGGTGAGCGCTGGATTTTTGCCTACTCGCTGATGGGACTGTGCATCGGTTACCTGTACTTCTCGATCCCGCGGGTGATCCTCACGGTGATGGCTGCATGCGAGAGCCTGGATCGAAGCCTGGAAGAAGCGGCTCGATCACTGGGGGCCGGCCCTTGGCGAGTGGTCTGTGATGTCATCGTTCCCGGTCTGGCGCCAGCACTGGTGTCGTGCGGGGCGATCTGCTTTGCGACGTCCATGGGAGCGTTCGGTACGGCTTTCACCTTGGGTACTCGGCTCAATGTGACACCGGTGGCTATCTACAACGTGTTCACCAACTACGCCAATTTCTCCGTGGCCGCTGCCCTGTCGGTGGTGCTGGGAGCGCTGACCTGGGTCGTGCTGCTACTGGCTCGGCGAATGGTCAAGAATTCGAGGACCGTCTTGTGA
- a CDS encoding ABC transporter permease subunit has protein sequence MKRSTLFVGQLVFTLLVCAFMLVPILMSLLAGLTRNYFQGVSSGLTFDWLVQVWQAYSPTVWLSLQLAVACALCVCVVGVPAAYALVRMNNRFSRGFEELMVLPVAMPGLASALALLLTYGQFGGFRSSWLFILVGHVLFTLPFLVRPVMAVMQRQQLPVLEEAAASLGAGPLRRFFSVVVPNCRAGILAGVLMVVTLSLGEFNLTWMLHTPMTKTLPVGLADSYASARLEVASAYTLIFLLMIVPLLIALQAISARLSRGEKR, from the coding sequence GTGAAGCGCTCCACGCTGTTTGTCGGGCAACTGGTGTTCACTCTGCTGGTCTGCGCCTTCATGTTGGTGCCCATCTTGATGTCGCTGCTGGCCGGGCTGACACGCAATTACTTCCAGGGAGTCTCCAGCGGTCTGACGTTCGATTGGCTGGTGCAGGTCTGGCAGGCCTATTCGCCCACGGTCTGGCTATCCCTGCAACTGGCCGTAGCCTGCGCGCTGTGTGTCTGCGTGGTGGGTGTGCCGGCGGCTTACGCGCTGGTGCGGATGAACAATCGCTTCAGCCGCGGGTTCGAGGAGTTGATGGTGCTGCCGGTGGCAATGCCAGGCTTGGCCAGCGCCTTGGCGTTGCTGCTCACCTACGGGCAGTTCGGCGGATTTCGCAGCAGCTGGCTATTCATTCTCGTCGGTCATGTGTTGTTCACCCTGCCGTTTCTGGTGCGTCCGGTGATGGCCGTGATGCAACGCCAGCAACTGCCTGTCCTGGAAGAAGCCGCGGCGAGCCTTGGCGCGGGGCCGCTGCGGCGATTCTTCAGTGTGGTTGTACCCAACTGCAGGGCAGGGATTCTCGCCGGGGTGTTAATGGTCGTTACCCTGTCACTGGGTGAGTTCAACCTGACGTGGATGCTTCACACCCCGATGACCAAGACGCTGCCAGTGGGCCTGGCTGACAGCTACGCCTCGGCCAGGCTGGAAGTTGCCAGCGCCTACACCCTCATATTCCTGCTGATGATCGTGCCGTTGCTGATTGCATTGCAGGCCATCAGCGCCCGCCTTTCCCGTGGAGAAAAACGATGA
- a CDS encoding ABC transporter ATP-binding protein, producing the protein MSGTTIRLAGCRKAFPDGTVAVHDLDLTIEAGETLAILGPSGCGKTTTLRLIAGLERPDVGQVFFGDTEVTRLPIERRDVGMVFQNYALFPNLDVAGNIVYGLKIRGMAPAERNKRCSELLELVGLQDHGKRSIHELSGGQRQRVALARALAPKPRVLLLDEPLAALDAQLRERLRSELDQLLRHLGITAVFVTHDQGEAMALGNRILVMEHGRVAQLASPREIYQQPANAFVASFVGNLNAFAVIQHTLQGLKVHGGELPWRGRGLPATVYCRPEHLRVMEGEGHLRGRLVGQFFQGAQSRLLVDVGAAQPLLVDSPDSSIHAPGALLALAVEPQVLFTLSS; encoded by the coding sequence ATGAGCGGAACCACCATTCGCCTGGCGGGTTGCCGCAAGGCGTTCCCTGACGGCACCGTTGCCGTACATGACCTGGACTTGACCATTGAAGCCGGGGAAACCCTGGCGATCCTCGGCCCGTCCGGTTGCGGTAAAACCACCACTTTGCGCCTGATTGCCGGGCTTGAACGCCCGGATGTGGGGCAGGTGTTTTTTGGCGACACCGAGGTCACTCGTTTGCCCATCGAACGTCGCGACGTGGGCATGGTGTTCCAGAACTATGCGTTGTTTCCCAATCTGGATGTGGCCGGCAATATCGTCTACGGCCTGAAGATTCGCGGCATGGCGCCCGCTGAGCGGAACAAGCGTTGCTCGGAGTTGCTGGAACTGGTCGGTCTGCAGGATCACGGCAAGCGCAGCATCCACGAGTTGTCCGGTGGTCAGCGCCAGCGAGTCGCCCTCGCCCGCGCCCTGGCGCCCAAGCCCCGGGTATTGCTGCTCGATGAACCCTTGGCAGCGTTGGATGCACAGCTGCGTGAACGCTTGCGCAGCGAGTTGGATCAGCTGCTTCGCCACCTGGGTATTACCGCCGTGTTCGTCACCCATGATCAAGGCGAAGCCATGGCCCTGGGCAATCGGATCCTGGTCATGGAGCACGGCCGTGTCGCGCAGTTGGCCAGCCCGCGGGAAATCTATCAGCAACCCGCCAACGCCTTTGTTGCCAGTTTTGTCGGCAACCTCAACGCTTTTGCGGTGATCCAGCACACCCTCCAAGGCTTGAAAGTCCATGGCGGAGAGTTGCCTTGGCGCGGGCGCGGGCTGCCTGCCACGGTCTATTGCCGCCCGGAGCATTTGCGGGTGATGGAGGGCGAAGGACACCTGCGCGGGCGTCTGGTCGGCCAGTTTTTTCAAGGCGCCCAAAGCCGGCTGTTGGTGGACGTCGGCGCCGCCCAGCCATTGTTGGTGGACAGCCCCGACAGCAGCATCCATGCCCCTGGCGCCCTGCTCGCCTTGGCCGTCGAACCCCAAGTGCTGTTCACCCTGTCATCGTGA
- a CDS encoding phosphodiesterase, translated as MNHPFLIAQISDLHLKAGEKLTYGVVDTLAALRHAVDHLNAHVPRPDIVVISGDLVDFGRPDEYAVLRPELARLHMPCYLVPGNHDNREHLRAAFADHDYLPSLADTPLDWVVEEHPLRLIGLDSTIPGGHGGQLLDSQLSWLDEQLARRPEAPTLLVLHHPPFVSGIGHMDREPFINASALEQVIAHHPQVERLLCGHLHRPMQRRFGGSLGCVCPGTSHQIVLDLQPTAPAHFNLEPPGYLLHHWHGQALVTHNGVFGEYPGPYPFYDAHGLID; from the coding sequence TTGAATCATCCGTTTCTCATTGCACAGATCAGTGACCTGCACCTTAAAGCCGGGGAAAAACTGACCTATGGCGTCGTTGATACCCTGGCCGCGTTGCGTCATGCGGTCGACCATTTGAACGCCCATGTTCCACGCCCCGACATCGTGGTGATCAGTGGCGATCTGGTGGACTTCGGTCGGCCTGATGAATATGCCGTGCTGCGCCCCGAACTGGCACGCTTGCACATGCCGTGTTATCTGGTGCCCGGTAACCACGACAATCGCGAGCACCTGCGGGCAGCATTTGCCGACCACGACTACCTGCCGAGCCTGGCCGATACGCCCCTGGACTGGGTGGTTGAGGAGCATCCGCTGCGCCTGATCGGCCTGGACAGCACCATTCCCGGGGGCCATGGCGGCCAATTGCTGGACAGCCAACTGAGCTGGCTCGATGAACAATTGGCCCGTCGTCCCGAGGCTCCAACATTATTGGTTCTGCATCACCCGCCGTTTGTCAGTGGCATCGGCCATATGGACCGCGAGCCGTTCATCAACGCTTCGGCACTGGAGCAGGTCATCGCTCATCATCCGCAGGTGGAGCGTTTGCTGTGCGGGCATTTGCATCGGCCGATGCAGCGGCGCTTCGGCGGTAGCCTGGGCTGCGTGTGTCCCGGCACCTCGCATCAGATCGTCCTGGATCTACAACCAACCGCTCCCGCGCATTTCAATCTGGAACCACCGGGATACCTGCTGCATCACTGGCATGGGCAGGCTTTGGTGACCCATAACGGCGTGTTTGGCGAGTATCCCGGACCGTATCCGTTTTATGACGCTCATGGATTGATCGACTGA